In Streptomyces sp. TS71-3, the following proteins share a genomic window:
- a CDS encoding carbohydrate ABC transporter permease, whose product MKTTDTPPAAGTAEAPGKPAGIPPAKEGRGTTGGVLNVFSHGMLVIWAIMVVLPLLWAVMTSFKDDASIFTHPWGLPDRLHFENWSRAWSQAHMSDYFLNTILVVGCSLIGTLVLGSMAAYVLARFDFPLNRFIYYLFVGGMSFPVMLALVPLFYVMNNMGLLNTLPGLVLVYIAYSLPFTVFFLTSFFRTLPTSIAEAAFVDGASHTRTFFQIMLPMAKPGLISVGIFNFLGQWNQYMLPTVLNTDPDRKVLSQGLVELAVSQGYKGDWSGLFAGLVMAMLPVLAAYIVFQRQVVAGLTAGALK is encoded by the coding sequence ATGAAGACCACTGACACCCCGCCGGCCGCGGGGACCGCCGAGGCCCCCGGCAAGCCCGCGGGCATCCCTCCGGCGAAGGAGGGGCGCGGCACCACCGGCGGCGTCCTGAACGTCTTCTCGCACGGCATGCTCGTGATCTGGGCGATCATGGTCGTGCTGCCGCTGCTGTGGGCCGTGATGACGTCGTTCAAGGACGACGCGTCCATCTTCACCCACCCGTGGGGCCTGCCCGACCGGCTGCACTTCGAGAACTGGTCGCGAGCCTGGTCGCAGGCGCACATGAGCGACTACTTCCTCAACACCATCCTGGTGGTGGGCTGCTCCCTGATCGGCACGCTGGTGCTCGGCTCGATGGCGGCCTACGTGCTGGCCCGCTTCGACTTCCCGCTCAACAGGTTCATCTACTACCTGTTCGTCGGCGGCATGAGCTTCCCGGTGATGCTGGCGCTGGTGCCGCTGTTCTACGTCATGAACAACATGGGGCTGCTGAACACGCTGCCCGGCCTGGTGCTGGTCTACATCGCCTACTCGCTGCCGTTCACCGTCTTCTTCCTGACGTCGTTCTTCAGGACGCTGCCCACCTCGATCGCGGAGGCCGCCTTCGTCGACGGGGCCTCGCACACCCGGACGTTCTTCCAGATCATGCTGCCGATGGCCAAGCCGGGCCTGATCAGCGTGGGGATCTTCAACTTCCTGGGGCAGTGGAACCAGTACATGCTGCCGACGGTGCTCAACACCGACCCGGACCGGAAGGTGCTCTCGCAGGGACTCGTCGAGCTGGCCGTGAGCCAGGGCTACAAGGGCGACTGGTCCGGCCTCTTCGCCGGTCTGGTGATGGCCATGCTGCCGGTGCTCGCCGCCTACATCGTCTTCCAGCGGCAGGTCGTCGCGGGGCTCACGGCGGGCGCCCTGAAGTAG
- the ngcE gene encoding N-acetylglucosamine/diacetylchitobiose ABC transporter substrate-binding protein, with amino-acid sequence MGSTSAQDGFGRRDLIKRSAALGLIAVPTMSFLSACASSDSGNKEVEKGKKSAANPLAVKEDAPLDVVIFDGGFGDKYAVDAEALYQKRFPKAKINHHKTQKIQTELQPRFNGGTPPDLIDDSGAEQMDTGVLVGKNQLSDLTPLLDAPSIDDPSKKVRDTLRPGVVEMGQFDGDPVWIMYYAYTVYGVWYSKSNLAKLDAEYPETWDEMLALCAKAKKKGVAGWTYAGKYPYYIPFSLFPFIGKIGGASVLDAIDNLAPKAWYDPAVKAAFEAYYELFKKGYILQGTPGLTHIESQTAWNQGKALFIPNGSWVENESAKTTPKDFQMSVAGPSSLDKSDKMPFGTLWAAGSEPFIVPKKAKNPLGGMEQLRIMLGKDSSANFTKQVSSLTSLQGGTTGLDLPPGLSSAVAALDKAGTNIVNPRLQDWYTDLNKQRIGVAVLGEMMAGRMTPAEAVKKCQAAADATAKDDSIKKYKHR; translated from the coding sequence ATGGGATCCACTTCCGCGCAGGACGGCTTCGGCCGGCGTGATCTGATCAAGCGGTCCGCGGCACTCGGCCTGATCGCCGTCCCCACCATGAGCTTCCTTTCCGCGTGCGCCAGCAGCGACAGCGGGAACAAGGAGGTCGAGAAGGGCAAGAAGAGCGCGGCCAATCCGCTGGCCGTCAAGGAGGACGCCCCCCTTGACGTCGTCATTTTCGACGGCGGATTCGGCGACAAGTACGCCGTGGACGCCGAGGCGCTCTACCAGAAGCGCTTTCCGAAGGCGAAGATCAACCACCACAAGACGCAGAAGATCCAGACGGAGCTCCAGCCCCGCTTCAACGGCGGCACGCCCCCCGACCTGATCGACGACTCCGGTGCCGAGCAGATGGACACCGGCGTGCTGGTCGGCAAGAACCAGCTCTCCGACCTCACCCCGCTGCTCGACGCCCCGTCGATCGACGACCCGAGCAAGAAGGTCCGCGACACGCTGCGGCCCGGTGTCGTGGAGATGGGCCAGTTCGACGGCGACCCGGTCTGGATCATGTACTACGCGTACACGGTGTACGGCGTCTGGTACTCCAAGTCCAACCTCGCCAAGCTCGACGCCGAGTACCCGGAGACCTGGGACGAGATGCTGGCGCTGTGCGCCAAGGCGAAGAAGAAGGGCGTCGCCGGCTGGACGTACGCGGGCAAGTACCCGTACTACATCCCGTTCTCGCTCTTCCCGTTCATCGGCAAGATCGGTGGCGCGAGCGTCCTCGACGCCATCGACAACCTGGCGCCCAAGGCCTGGTACGACCCCGCGGTGAAGGCCGCGTTCGAGGCGTACTACGAGCTCTTCAAGAAGGGCTACATCCTCCAGGGCACCCCCGGCCTCACCCACATCGAGTCGCAGACGGCGTGGAACCAGGGCAAGGCGCTCTTCATCCCGAACGGCTCCTGGGTGGAGAACGAGTCCGCCAAGACCACGCCCAAGGACTTCCAGATGTCCGTCGCCGGGCCCTCCAGCCTGGACAAGAGCGACAAGATGCCGTTCGGCACCCTCTGGGCGGCCGGCAGCGAGCCGTTCATCGTGCCGAAGAAGGCGAAGAACCCGCTGGGCGGCATGGAGCAGCTGCGCATCATGCTCGGCAAGGACTCCTCGGCCAACTTCACCAAGCAGGTCTCCTCGCTCACCTCGCTGCAGGGCGGCACCACAGGTCTGGACCTCCCGCCGGGCCTGTCCTCCGCGGTCGCCGCGCTGGACAAGGCGGGCACCAACATCGTCAACCCCCGTCTCCAGGACTGGTACACGGACCTCAACAAGCAGCGCATCGGCGTCGCCGTGCTCGGCGAGATGATGGCCGGCCGCATGACGCCCGCCGAGGCCGTCAAGAAGTGCCAGGCTGCCGCCGACGCCACGGCCAAGGACGACTCGATCAAGAAGTACAAGCACAGGTGA
- a CDS encoding carbohydrate ABC transporter permease, producing MQHGKYRFVVGFLVIPLALYAIFVIWPFIQAIYYSFTDWTGLSPEFAMVGFKNYTKLFGDPLFWKSFQHSLLFVILLPLVTLSLALFFSFMLNVGGSRRKGAAVSGVRGAEFYKIAYFFPQVLSIAIVALLFQFAYNPRQGAINGFLQAVGVSDPPEWLGDPRWALWCVMAVLVWSTVGFFVVLFSAGMTSIPKDFYEAALLDGASRVTTFFRITLPLLWDTVQSGWVYMGIMALGAEAFATVQIMTVGPGGPADSTIVMPLYVYQKAFHDGQAAYATTIGVALLFVTLLFAAVVMRLGRRERLEY from the coding sequence ATGCAACACGGAAAGTACCGCTTTGTCGTGGGATTCCTGGTGATCCCCCTCGCGCTGTACGCGATCTTCGTGATCTGGCCGTTCATCCAGGCGATCTACTACTCGTTCACGGACTGGACCGGCCTGAGCCCCGAGTTCGCGATGGTGGGCTTCAAGAACTACACGAAGCTGTTCGGCGACCCGCTGTTCTGGAAGTCCTTCCAGCACAGCCTGCTGTTCGTGATCCTGCTGCCGCTCGTGACGCTCTCCCTGGCACTCTTCTTCTCGTTCATGCTGAATGTCGGCGGGAGCCGGCGCAAAGGCGCGGCTGTCTCCGGTGTCCGGGGTGCGGAGTTCTACAAGATCGCCTATTTCTTCCCCCAGGTCCTGTCGATCGCGATCGTCGCGCTGCTCTTCCAGTTCGCGTACAACCCCCGGCAGGGCGCGATCAACGGCTTCCTCCAGGCCGTCGGCGTGAGCGATCCGCCGGAGTGGCTGGGCGATCCGAGGTGGGCCCTGTGGTGCGTGATGGCGGTGCTGGTCTGGAGCACGGTCGGATTCTTCGTGGTGCTGTTCTCGGCGGGCATGACGTCCATTCCCAAGGACTTCTACGAGGCCGCGCTGCTGGACGGCGCCAGCCGCGTCACGACCTTCTTCCGGATCACCCTGCCGCTGCTCTGGGACACCGTGCAGTCCGGCTGGGTCTACATGGGGATCATGGCGCTCGGCGCGGAGGCCTTTGCGACCGTGCAGATCATGACAGTCGGCCCGGGCGGACCCGCCGACTCGACGATCGTCATGCCGCTGTACGTCTACCAGAAGGCCTTCCACGACGGTCAGGCCGCCTACGCAACCACGATCGGCGTCGCCCTGCTCTTCGTCACGCTGCTCTTCGCGGCCGTCGTGATGAGGCTCGGCAGGCGTGAGCGGCTGGAGTACTGA
- a CDS encoding ATP-binding cassette domain-containing protein, with amino-acid sequence MVQVSATPVLALRGVSKRFGAVQALTDVELEVHAGEVVALVGDNGAGKSTLVKTVAGVHPIDNGSIEWQGSSVRITRPHDAQHLGIATVYQDLALADNIDVVGNLFLGREIKRYGVLNEVEMERRSRELLNTLSIRIPSVRIPIASLSGGQRQTVAIARSMLGEPKLVILDEPTAALGVEQTAQVLDLVERLRERGLAVMLISHNMADVKAVADKVAVLRLGRNNGVFDVKSTSQEEIISAITGATENAVTRRAARHGEAQA; translated from the coding sequence ATGGTTCAAGTGTCCGCTACGCCCGTGTTGGCGTTGCGCGGGGTCTCCAAGCGGTTCGGTGCCGTCCAAGCACTCACCGACGTAGAGCTTGAGGTCCATGCCGGTGAGGTGGTCGCCCTGGTGGGCGACAACGGCGCCGGAAAATCCACGCTGGTCAAGACAGTCGCCGGCGTGCACCCCATTGATAACGGCAGCATCGAATGGCAAGGCAGCTCCGTCCGCATCACGCGGCCGCACGACGCCCAGCACCTGGGCATCGCGACCGTGTACCAGGACCTCGCGCTCGCCGACAACATCGACGTCGTCGGCAACCTCTTCCTCGGCCGGGAGATCAAGAGGTACGGGGTCCTCAACGAGGTGGAGATGGAGCGCCGTTCACGCGAGCTCCTGAACACCCTGTCCATCCGGATCCCCAGCGTGCGCATACCCATCGCGTCGCTCTCCGGTGGTCAGCGCCAGACCGTGGCCATCGCCCGGTCCATGCTCGGCGAGCCCAAGCTGGTGATCCTCGACGAGCCCACCGCGGCCCTCGGCGTCGAGCAGACCGCACAGGTCCTCGACCTGGTGGAGCGGCTGCGCGAGCGAGGCCTCGCGGTGATGCTCATCAGCCACAACATGGCCGACGTCAAGGCCGTCGCCGACAAGGTCGCCGTGCTGCGGCTGGGCCGCAACAACGGCGTCTTCGACGTGAAGTCGACCTCGCAGGAAGAGATCATCTCCGCCATCACCGGCGCCACGGAAAACGCCGTGACCCGTCGTGCGGCGCGTCATGGGGAGGCTCAGGCATGA
- a CDS encoding ROK family transcriptional regulator has product METPGSQSSLHRANLERVVRAVRLAGSLTQAEIARTTGLSAATVSNIVRELKDGGTVEVTPTSAGGRRARSVSLSGDAGIVIGVDFGHTHLRVAIGNLAHQVLAEEAEPLDVDASADQGFDRAEELVTRLITATGVDRAKVAGVGLGVPGPIDVESGTLGSTSILPGWSGTSPARELRERLGVPVHVDNDANLGALGELVWGSGRGVKDLAYIKVASGVGAGLVISGKIYRGPGGTAGEIGHITLDESGPVCRCGNRGCLETFTAARYVLPLLQPSHGTGLTMEGVVRLAREGDPGCRRVIADVGRHIGSGVANLCNLLNPSRVVLGGDLAEAGELVLAPIRESVGRYAIPSAGRQLSVRPGALGGRAEVLGALALALSEMGDSTLLDGVHPTATPAFT; this is encoded by the coding sequence ATGGAGACTCCGGGGTCGCAGTCGTCGCTGCACCGGGCCAATCTGGAGCGGGTCGTACGCGCCGTACGGCTGGCCGGTTCGCTCACGCAAGCGGAGATCGCGCGGACGACGGGCCTGTCCGCGGCCACCGTCTCCAACATCGTCCGCGAGCTCAAGGACGGCGGGACGGTCGAGGTCACGCCCACGTCCGCGGGTGGCCGGCGGGCCCGCAGCGTCTCGCTGAGCGGGGACGCCGGCATCGTCATCGGCGTGGACTTCGGCCACACCCACCTGAGGGTCGCGATCGGCAACCTCGCCCACCAGGTGCTCGCCGAGGAGGCCGAGCCGCTGGACGTCGACGCCTCGGCCGACCAGGGCTTCGACCGCGCCGAGGAGCTGGTCACCCGCCTGATCACAGCCACGGGCGTGGATCGCGCGAAAGTTGCGGGCGTCGGGCTCGGCGTGCCGGGCCCGATCGACGTGGAGTCCGGCACGCTCGGCTCCACGTCGATACTGCCGGGCTGGAGCGGCACGAGCCCCGCCAGGGAGCTGCGCGAGCGCCTCGGAGTACCGGTACACGTCGACAACGACGCCAACCTCGGTGCCCTCGGAGAGCTGGTCTGGGGCAGCGGGCGGGGCGTGAAGGACCTCGCCTACATCAAGGTCGCCAGCGGTGTCGGGGCGGGCCTGGTGATCAGTGGGAAGATCTACCGGGGGCCCGGCGGCACCGCGGGTGAGATAGGGCACATCACGCTCGACGAGTCGGGGCCGGTCTGCCGCTGCGGGAACCGGGGCTGCCTCGAAACTTTCACGGCGGCGCGGTACGTTCTTCCTCTGCTCCAGCCCAGTCACGGCACCGGTCTGACCATGGAGGGCGTCGTCAGGCTGGCGCGCGAGGGAGATCCGGGCTGCCGGAGGGTGATCGCCGACGTCGGCCGCCATATCGGCAGCGGGGTCGCCAACCTCTGCAACCTGCTCAATCCCAGCCGGGTGGTCCTCGGCGGGGACCTCGCGGAGGCCGGTGAGCTGGTGCTGGCGCCCATCAGGGAGTCGGTGGGGCGCTACGCGATCCCCAGCGCCGGGCGGCAGCTCTCGGTCCGTCCGGGGGCGCTGGGCGGCCGTGCGGAGGTGCTCGGGGCGCTGGCGCTGGCGCTAAGTGAAATGGGTGATTCGACCCTTTTGGATGGGGTTCATCCGACGGCTACTCCTGCCTTCACTTAG
- the dxs gene encoding 1-deoxy-D-xylulose-5-phosphate synthase encodes MPLLDRIRGPRDLDRLTTEQLDELAAEIRDFLVEAVARTGGHLGPNLGVVELTIALHRVFHSPQDRVLFDTGHQSYVHKLLTGRQDFAKLRAKGGLSGYPSRAESEHDVIENSHASTVLGWADGLAKANEVQGRADHVVAVVGDGALTGGMAWEALNNIAAAKDRPLVIVVNDNERSYAPTIGGLANHLATLRTTDGYERFLARGKDILERTPVVGRPLYDTLHGAKKGLKDFIAPQGMFEDLGLKYVGPIDGHDIEALESALSRAKRFNGPVIVHCLTEKGRGYQPAEQDEADRFHGIGPIHPDTGLPLAAAGTDWTSVFGEEMVKLGQEREDIVAITAAMLQPVGLKRFAEEFPGRIYDVGIAEQHAAVSAAGLATGGLHPVFAVYATFLNRAFDQLLMDVALHRCGVTFVLDRAGVTGTDGASHNGMWDLSILQCVPGLRIAAPRDADQVRMQLREAVDVDDAPTVVRYSKGAVGPAVQAVGTVGGMDVLREAGTDTPDVLLVSVGALAPMCLEIATLLNKQGISTTVVDPRWVKPVDEAMAPLAERHRVVVTVEDNSRVGGVGSAVAQALRDAGVDLPLRDFGIPPRFLQHASRKEVMAEIGLTAPDIARQVTGLVAKLDGATAEAVQPARD; translated from the coding sequence GTGCCGCTGCTCGACCGCATCAGGGGACCCCGTGACCTGGACCGGCTCACCACGGAGCAGCTCGACGAGCTGGCCGCGGAGATCCGGGACTTCCTGGTCGAAGCGGTGGCAAGGACGGGCGGTCACCTCGGCCCGAACCTGGGCGTCGTCGAGCTCACCATCGCGCTGCACCGCGTCTTCCACTCGCCGCAGGACAGGGTGCTCTTCGACACCGGCCACCAGTCCTACGTGCACAAGCTGCTCACCGGACGTCAGGACTTCGCCAAGCTGCGCGCCAAGGGCGGCCTGTCGGGCTACCCGTCCCGCGCCGAGTCCGAGCACGACGTCATCGAGAACTCCCACGCCTCCACCGTGCTGGGCTGGGCCGACGGCCTCGCCAAGGCCAACGAGGTGCAGGGCCGCGCGGACCACGTGGTGGCCGTCGTCGGGGACGGCGCGCTGACCGGCGGCATGGCCTGGGAGGCCCTCAACAACATCGCCGCCGCCAAGGACCGCCCGCTGGTCATCGTCGTCAACGACAACGAGCGCTCGTACGCGCCCACCATCGGCGGCCTCGCCAACCACCTCGCCACCCTGCGCACCACCGACGGCTACGAGCGCTTCCTGGCCCGCGGCAAGGACATCCTGGAGCGCACCCCCGTCGTCGGCAGGCCCCTCTACGACACCCTGCACGGCGCCAAGAAGGGCCTGAAGGACTTCATCGCGCCGCAGGGCATGTTCGAGGACCTGGGCCTGAAGTACGTCGGCCCCATCGACGGCCACGACATCGAGGCGCTGGAGTCCGCGCTGTCCCGCGCCAAGCGGTTCAACGGCCCCGTCATCGTGCACTGCCTCACCGAGAAGGGCCGCGGCTACCAGCCCGCCGAGCAGGACGAGGCCGACCGCTTCCACGGCATCGGCCCGATCCACCCGGACACCGGCCTGCCGCTGGCCGCCGCGGGCACCGACTGGACGTCCGTCTTCGGCGAGGAGATGGTCAAGCTCGGCCAGGAGCGCGAGGACATCGTGGCCATCACGGCGGCCATGCTCCAGCCGGTGGGCCTGAAGAGGTTCGCCGAGGAGTTCCCCGGCCGGATCTACGACGTCGGCATCGCCGAGCAGCACGCCGCGGTCTCCGCCGCGGGCCTCGCCACGGGCGGCCTGCACCCGGTCTTCGCCGTCTACGCCACGTTCCTCAACCGCGCCTTCGACCAGCTCCTGATGGACGTCGCCCTGCACCGGTGCGGCGTGACCTTCGTGCTGGACCGCGCGGGCGTCACCGGCACGGACGGCGCCTCGCACAACGGCATGTGGGACCTGTCGATCCTCCAGTGCGTGCCCGGCCTGCGCATCGCGGCCCCGCGCGACGCCGACCAGGTCAGGATGCAGCTGCGGGAGGCCGTCGACGTCGACGACGCGCCGACGGTCGTGCGCTACTCCAAGGGCGCCGTGGGGCCCGCCGTGCAGGCCGTGGGCACGGTCGGCGGCATGGACGTGCTCCGCGAGGCGGGCACGGACACCCCGGACGTCCTGCTGGTGTCGGTGGGCGCGCTCGCCCCGATGTGCCTGGAGATCGCCACACTCCTCAACAAACAGGGCATCTCGACCACCGTCGTCGACCCGCGCTGGGTCAAGCCCGTCGACGAGGCCATGGCCCCGCTCGCCGAGCGGCACCGCGTGGTCGTCACCGTCGAGGACAACTCCCGCGTCGGCGGCGTGGGCAGCGCCGTCGCACAGGCCCTGCGGGACGCAGGCGTCGACCTGCCGCTGCGTGACTTCGGCATCCCGCCCCGCTTCCTCCAGCACGCCTCCCGCAAGGAGGTCATGGCGGAGATCGGGCTGACCGCGCCCGACATCGCCCGCCAGGTGACCGGCCTGGTCGCCAAGCTCGACGGCGCCACCGCCGAGGCCGTGCAGCCCGCCAGGGACTAG
- a CDS encoding metallophosphoesterase encodes MDQAHLLAISDLHVVHPENRKIVEELRPVSDRDWLIVAGDVGERSADIIWALETLSRNFAKVVWVPGNHELWTTSEDPVQLRGTARYEHLVEACRSFGVVTPEDPYPLWEGPGGPVVVVPLFLLYDYTFRTDPSHTRQQALEQAYDKGVVCTDEFLLHPDPYPSRHAWCAARLEQTEARLAELGSDLPLVLVNHFPLTREPTDILRFPDFALWCGTERTADWLTRFPVEAVVYGHLHIPRTTWHQGVRCEEVSVGYPREWRRPWHQRTVPPRRILPYEKA; translated from the coding sequence ATGGACCAGGCACACCTCTTGGCCATCAGCGATCTTCACGTCGTGCACCCCGAGAACCGCAAGATCGTCGAGGAACTGCGTCCCGTCTCCGACCGCGACTGGCTCATCGTCGCCGGAGACGTGGGGGAGCGCTCCGCGGACATCATCTGGGCCCTGGAGACGCTGAGCCGGAACTTCGCCAAGGTCGTCTGGGTGCCGGGCAACCACGAGCTGTGGACGACCAGCGAGGACCCGGTCCAGCTGCGCGGCACGGCCCGCTACGAGCACCTGGTCGAGGCCTGCCGGTCGTTCGGCGTCGTCACCCCAGAGGACCCCTACCCCCTCTGGGAGGGGCCGGGCGGGCCCGTGGTCGTCGTGCCGCTCTTCCTCCTCTACGACTACACCTTCAGGACCGACCCCTCCCACACCCGCCAGCAGGCCCTGGAGCAGGCCTACGACAAGGGCGTCGTCTGCACGGACGAGTTCCTGCTGCACCCCGACCCGTACCCGAGCCGGCACGCCTGGTGCGCCGCGCGCCTGGAGCAGACCGAGGCCCGGCTCGCCGAACTCGGCTCCGACCTGCCGCTGGTGCTCGTCAACCACTTCCCGCTCACCCGCGAGCCGACCGACATCCTGCGCTTTCCGGACTTCGCGCTCTGGTGCGGAACCGAGCGCACGGCCGACTGGCTGACCCGCTTCCCCGTCGAGGCCGTGGTCTACGGGCATCTGCACATCCCCCGCACCACCTGGCACCAGGGCGTCCGCTGCGAGGAGGTCTCCGTGGGCTACCCCCGCGAGTGGCGCCGCCCGTGGCATCAGCGCACGGTGCCGCCGCGCCGCATCCTGCCGTACGAGAAGGCCTGA
- a CDS encoding substrate-binding domain-containing protein encodes MAIALAACGSAKESGGDSKSDSAKKGDALTIGLLLPENQTARYEKFDKPLIEKKISELTHGKATVKYANAKQDASVQNQQADTMITNKVDVLIVDAVDSKAIASSVQKAHDAGIPVVAYDRLAEGPVDGYTSFDNEEVGKVQGEALLKALGGNAKSGKVIMVNGSATDPNAAQFKKGAHSVLDGKVSIGKEYDTPDWNAQKANAETEGALTALGKDKVVGVYSANDGMAGGVITALQGSGLSKLPPVTGQDAEINGVQRIVTGTQYMSVYKPYPQEADVAAQMAVALGKGQKLDSIAKTKVDSPTTKQVPSVLVPVVSLTQQNIKDTVIKDGIYTVNEICTPKFKAACDKIGLK; translated from the coding sequence ATGGCCATTGCGTTGGCCGCCTGTGGCAGCGCCAAGGAGTCCGGCGGCGACAGCAAGAGCGACAGCGCCAAGAAGGGCGACGCGCTCACCATCGGCCTGCTCCTTCCGGAGAACCAGACCGCGCGGTACGAGAAGTTCGACAAGCCGCTGATCGAGAAGAAGATCAGCGAGCTGACGCACGGCAAGGCGACCGTGAAGTACGCCAACGCCAAGCAGGACGCCAGCGTCCAGAACCAGCAGGCCGACACCATGATCACCAACAAGGTGGACGTCCTGATCGTGGACGCGGTGGACTCCAAGGCCATCGCCAGCTCGGTCCAGAAGGCGCACGACGCGGGCATCCCCGTCGTCGCGTACGACCGCCTCGCCGAGGGCCCCGTGGACGGCTACACCTCCTTCGACAACGAGGAGGTCGGCAAGGTCCAGGGTGAGGCCCTGCTGAAGGCGCTGGGCGGCAACGCCAAGTCCGGCAAGGTCATCATGGTCAACGGCTCCGCCACCGACCCGAACGCCGCCCAGTTCAAGAAGGGCGCGCACTCCGTCCTCGACGGCAAGGTCAGCATCGGCAAGGAGTACGACACCCCGGACTGGAACGCCCAGAAGGCCAACGCCGAGACCGAGGGCGCGCTCACCGCGCTCGGCAAGGACAAGGTCGTCGGCGTCTACTCCGCCAACGACGGCATGGCCGGCGGTGTCATCACCGCCCTCCAGGGCTCGGGCCTGTCCAAGCTGCCGCCGGTCACCGGCCAGGACGCCGAGATCAACGGCGTGCAGCGGATCGTCACCGGCACCCAGTACATGAGCGTCTACAAGCCCTACCCGCAGGAGGCGGACGTCGCCGCGCAGATGGCGGTGGCGCTGGGCAAGGGCCAGAAGCTGGACTCGATCGCCAAGACGAAGGTCGACAGCCCGACCACCAAGCAGGTCCCGAGCGTCCTCGTCCCGGTGGTCTCGCTGACCCAGCAGAACATCAAGGACACCGTGATCAAGGACGGCATCTACACCGTCAACGAGATCTGCACCCCCAAGTTCAAGGCCGCGTGCGACAAGATCGGTCTGAAGTAG
- a CDS encoding sugar ABC transporter permease — translation MSTDNTTTVSPVDNTEVAADAAPAVDPRLLVREQGFAGYVSDFKRRMRAGDLGSVPVIAGLIIIWAIFASINSRFLTAENLSNISVAMVGTGMIAVGIVFVLLLGEIDLSVGSVSGVAGAFSAVLAVNHGAPEWVALIAAILTGTVIGIIHGFFFARIGAPAFAVTLAGLLFWQGLMLQILGDDGTINLDSQGLIVKLTSYYFTDVAAAYGLALVAVVVFFVTSFTDSRRRKAAGVPSRPASDIVMRTVVLAVIAFAAAIMFNQYKGLPLALVIFLAALVLTDFILRRTSYGRKVFALGGSVEASRRAGINVTAVRISVYAIAGSFAALGGLFLASKIAAANQGAGTGDLLMNAIAAAVIGGTSLFGGRGRTWNALLGVMVITSIQYGLALQGIATPIQYMITGAVLLATVCIDSITRRTQRTAGRA, via the coding sequence ATGAGCACGGACAACACCACCACGGTTTCCCCCGTCGACAACACCGAAGTCGCCGCCGACGCGGCGCCGGCGGTCGACCCCCGGCTGCTCGTCCGCGAGCAGGGCTTCGCCGGTTACGTCAGCGACTTCAAGCGCCGGATGCGGGCCGGCGACCTGGGCTCGGTCCCGGTCATCGCGGGCCTGATCATCATCTGGGCGATCTTCGCCAGCATCAACTCCCGCTTCCTGACCGCCGAGAACCTGAGCAACATCTCGGTCGCGATGGTCGGCACCGGCATGATCGCCGTCGGCATCGTCTTCGTGCTGCTGCTCGGCGAGATCGACCTGTCCGTCGGCTCCGTCAGCGGTGTCGCGGGCGCCTTCTCCGCGGTGCTCGCGGTCAACCACGGCGCGCCGGAGTGGGTGGCCCTCATCGCCGCCATCCTCACCGGCACCGTGATCGGCATCATCCACGGCTTCTTCTTCGCCCGGATCGGAGCGCCGGCGTTCGCGGTCACCCTGGCCGGCCTGCTGTTCTGGCAGGGCCTGATGCTCCAGATCCTGGGTGACGACGGCACCATCAACCTGGACAGCCAGGGTCTGATCGTCAAGCTGACGTCGTACTACTTCACGGACGTCGCGGCCGCCTACGGGCTGGCCCTGGTCGCCGTCGTGGTCTTCTTCGTGACGTCCTTCACGGACAGCAGGCGCCGGAAGGCCGCCGGAGTGCCCTCCCGTCCGGCGAGCGACATCGTGATGCGCACCGTGGTGCTCGCCGTCATCGCGTTCGCGGCGGCCATCATGTTCAACCAGTACAAGGGCCTGCCCCTGGCGCTGGTGATCTTCCTCGCCGCGCTGGTGCTGACGGACTTCATCCTGCGGCGCACCAGCTACGGCCGGAAGGTGTTCGCGCTCGGCGGCAGCGTCGAGGCGTCCCGCAGGGCCGGTATCAACGTCACGGCGGTGCGGATCTCGGTCTACGCCATCGCCGGCTCGTTCGCGGCCCTCGGCGGCCTCTTCCTGGCCTCCAAGATCGCCGCGGCCAACCAGGGCGCCGGTACCGGCGACCTGCTGATGAACGCCATCGCGGCGGCCGTCATCGGTGGCACCAGCCTCTTCGGCGGCCGGGGCCGCACCTGGAACGCGCTGCTCGGTGTGATGGTGATCACCTCGATCCAGTACGGCCTCGCCCTCCAGGGCATCGCCACGCCGATCCAGTACATGATCACCGGTGCGGTGCTGCTCGCGACGGTCTGCATCGACTCCATCACCCGCAGGACGCAGCGCACGGCGGGCCGCGCCTGA